One window from the genome of Selenomonadales bacterium encodes:
- a CDS encoding acyltransferase, whose amino-acid sequence MSSTPARLTALDYIRGIAMLGVIGIHVGSFSLSNPDLNIELFALLEVVSRFSVPIFFFVSAFGLFYRLDIHAPFSYGTFMKRRLRTVLIPYLVWTLLYRLHYSMNFHDWNVWDPFALLTTVFFGLGSYHLYFMVILVWFYALMPVWIACMKRLTRPLPMLAGLFIVQLAFNHWSTVMLWSVPLDGSFSSQCIQYRLNFWPLHYLFIFLLGATFAVHYQSIYAWLKDHGKLVYSLGFLSLVLILGRFYAYLNATPAYSPESAMNMVQQLSPVGLVYTVGTTFFLFRLFTFTNMPTKVQSILSTLGHHSYFIYLFHPFALSFFGDTALLWGIVLTTKKIIALYLATTVTSLLFAMTAERISKKIPLVGQLLTGARAK is encoded by the coding sequence ATGTCATCAACACCTGCGCGTTTGACTGCGCTCGATTATATCCGCGGTATCGCAATGCTCGGTGTCATCGGTATCCACGTCGGCTCGTTCAGCTTGTCGAATCCCGATCTTAACATTGAACTGTTCGCATTGCTTGAAGTCGTATCACGATTCAGCGTACCGATATTCTTCTTCGTATCTGCGTTCGGGCTCTTTTATCGGCTCGATATTCACGCACCGTTTTCATACGGTACATTTATGAAACGGCGATTGCGCACTGTTCTTATCCCGTATCTCGTCTGGACGCTTCTGTATCGACTACATTATTCAATGAATTTTCACGACTGGAATGTGTGGGACCCGTTCGCACTTTTGACGACCGTATTCTTCGGGCTTGGTTCGTATCATCTCTATTTCATGGTCATCTTGGTATGGTTCTATGCACTGATGCCTGTCTGGATCGCCTGCATGAAACGGCTTACCCGCCCGCTCCCAATGCTCGCAGGTCTGTTCATCGTTCAGCTTGCATTCAACCACTGGTCGACAGTCATGCTCTGGTCAGTGCCGCTTGACGGTTCTTTCTCTAGCCAATGCATCCAATATCGACTAAACTTCTGGCCGTTGCACTATCTGTTCATCTTCCTGTTGGGCGCAACGTTCGCCGTTCATTATCAATCGATCTACGCATGGCTGAAAGACCACGGTAAGCTCGTCTACTCGCTCGGCTTCCTGTCACTCGTCTTGATACTCGGTCGCTTCTATGCGTACCTCAATGCAACGCCTGCTTACTCACCAGAATCGGCGATGAATATGGTACAACAGCTCAGTCCCGTCGGTCTTGTCTACACAGTAGGTACAACATTCTTCTTATTCCGTCTGTTCACATTTACGAATATGCCGACAAAAGTCCAAAGCATCCTCTCTACACTCGGTCATCATTCGTATTTCATCTATTTATTCCACCCATTTGCCTTGTCATTCTTCGGCGATACGGCACTTTTGTGGGGCATCGTATTAACGACGAAAAAAATTATCGCACTCTATCTTGCAACAACTGTCACATCGCTTCTGTTTGCAATGACAGCAGAACGCATCAGCAAAAAGATACCTCTTGTGGGACAGCTTCTCACAGGTGCAAGAGCCAAATAA
- a CDS encoding TVP38/TMEM64 family protein, which yields MIKGIAFLLLVLSFLLVHILYPDFFPRMFHLVTSGDIDALVEFFRSFGAWAMFFSFWIDVLVNALGFLPSIFISTANGIVFGIIPGIIISWLAETVGVIISFLLMRTILRSSAEKIIAKSGALKKIDEFSGKKGFQLMLIMRTIPYFPSGVLTALGALSSISLRDYVLANLIGKFPSTALEVIVGHDIVLFEQNLHRLTMVVIGATVVYGLLWYCQRKKEKKSVKDTK from the coding sequence ATGATAAAAGGGATAGCCTTCCTTTTGCTCGTCCTATCGTTCTTGCTCGTTCATATTCTGTACCCCGACTTCTTTCCGCGTATGTTCCATCTCGTCACAAGCGGTGATATCGACGCGCTCGTCGAATTTTTCCGCTCATTCGGCGCATGGGCCATGTTTTTCAGTTTTTGGATAGATGTCCTTGTCAACGCGCTCGGATTCTTGCCGTCCATCTTCATCTCAACAGCCAACGGCATCGTATTCGGCATCATCCCCGGTATCATCATCTCGTGGCTTGCCGAAACAGTCGGCGTCATCATCAGCTTTCTCTTGATGCGTACTATCCTGCGTTCCTCTGCCGAGAAGATCATCGCCAAGAGCGGCGCGCTCAAAAAGATCGACGAATTCAGCGGTAAAAAAGGATTCCAGCTCATGCTCATCATGCGCACGATACCGTACTTCCCATCAGGTGTACTGACAGCACTCGGCGCGCTCAGCAGCATCAGCCTGCGCGACTACGTGCTCGCCAACCTTATCGGAAAATTCCCCTCGACAGCGCTTGAAGTCATCGTCGGACACGACATCGTACTGTTTGAACAGAACCTCCACCGCCTTACCATGGTCGTAATAGGCGCGACCGTCGTATACGGTCTTCTCTGGTACTGCCAACGTAAAAAAGAAAAAAAGTCCGTTAAGGACACAAAATAA
- a CDS encoding M48 family metallopeptidase, giving the protein MQSIIINGCRIAVSIVRSNRKTIQLKITSSTHIEVRAPLLMTDNAIHALLIKKQDWITSHLAKASQSLMATPSALPHVLLFFGRKIPLHLHTAPNITTFAADYSETAFTLTHPPSASTEEIKNAIISYYRMTARTYLEEKSAEWAKRIGVTYNRITIKEQKTVWATCTSLKNLNYNRHLIQIPPELIDYVVIHELCHLRHLNHSPAFWELVSKYDPQYKEHKRALNRISTHIITSI; this is encoded by the coding sequence ATGCAATCGATCATCATAAACGGCTGCCGCATCGCTGTATCGATCGTCAGAAGCAACCGCAAAACGATACAACTAAAGATCACCTCCTCAACTCACATCGAGGTACGCGCCCCTCTTCTGATGACAGACAATGCTATACATGCTCTGCTCATCAAGAAACAAGACTGGATCACCTCGCACCTTGCCAAAGCCTCTCAATCTCTGATGGCAACACCGTCAGCACTACCGCACGTTCTGCTTTTTTTCGGCAGAAAGATACCGCTTCACCTGCATACCGCACCGAACATCACCACCTTCGCTGCCGATTACAGTGAAACGGCTTTCACCTTAACACATCCGCCCTCTGCCTCGACCGAAGAAATCAAAAATGCCATCATCTCCTACTATCGCATGACGGCAAGAACCTACTTGGAAGAAAAAAGTGCCGAATGGGCAAAACGCATTGGCGTCACCTATAATCGTATCACCATCAAAGAACAAAAAACAGTTTGGGCAACCTGTACTTCCCTCAAGAATCTCAACTACAATCGGCATCTCATTCAAATACCGCCCGAACTGATCGACTACGTCGTTATCCACGAGCTGTGTCATCTGCGCCACCTCAATCACAGCCCCGCCTTCTGGGAACTCGTATCAAAGTACGACCCACAATACAAAGAACATAAACGTGCCCTCAACCGAATCAGCACGCACATCATAACATCAATATAA
- a CDS encoding SIMPL domain-containing protein (The SIMPL domain is named for its presence in mouse protein SIMPL (signalling molecule that associates with mouse pelle-like kinase). Bacterial member BP26, from Brucella, was shown to assemble into a channel-like structure, while YggE from E. coli has been associated with resistance to oxidative stress.): MRKLITTIFCLILMSFSALTFANEAPPARTITVTGDSIVTCAPDMATVELRIITSAKTSIKAQQDNARLAKSVRDHLYTLGIKASDIDSTQFSLSPQYSEEKNKPSTIVGYTLRHSLTVTVNDLAKLPDVIDGAMHHGVTQIGTINYDRHDKDSFKAEALTKAAHAAQQKAITLAKAFGEPEPKLLSVSETGVHYRPHTMVYKANAMRDTETALATELSPDDIEVSASVTAVFTLP, from the coding sequence ATGCGTAAACTCATTACCACCATATTCTGTCTTATCCTGATGTCTTTCTCTGCGCTCACCTTCGCAAATGAAGCCCCGCCCGCACGAACCATCACTGTCACAGGCGACAGCATCGTTACCTGCGCACCCGATATGGCGACCGTCGAACTTCGTATCATCACATCTGCCAAAACGAGCATCAAAGCACAACAAGACAACGCACGCCTTGCAAAAAGCGTCCGCGACCATCTCTATACGCTCGGCATCAAAGCAAGCGACATCGACAGCACGCAATTCTCCCTCTCTCCGCAATACAGCGAAGAAAAGAACAAACCGTCTACCATTGTCGGCTACACACTTCGTCACTCTCTTACCGTGACCGTCAACGATCTTGCCAAGCTGCCTGACGTTATCGACGGTGCGATGCACCACGGCGTCACCCAGATCGGCACCATCAACTACGATCGCCATGACAAAGACAGCTTCAAAGCAGAAGCCTTGACAAAAGCCGCACATGCCGCACAGCAAAAAGCGATCACCCTCGCGAAAGCCTTTGGCGAGCCTGAGCCCAAGCTCCTCTCCGTCTCCGAAACAGGCGTACACTATCGTCCGCATACCATGGTCTACAAAGCCAACGCTATGCGCGACACCGAAACAGCCCTCGCGACCGAGCTTTCCCCTGATGACATTGAAGTATCGGCCTCCGTCACAGCCGTATTCACCCTTCCGTAA
- a CDS encoding DUF2007 domain-containing protein has translation MWTVIYIANHRAQAEILKTILTEEGILVDIRPASVSQTDGMQEILVPESEADEAHAVICRQMMK, from the coding sequence ATGTGGACAGTCATTTATATTGCAAATCATAGAGCACAGGCAGAAATATTAAAAACGATCCTGACGGAAGAAGGTATTTTGGTTGATATTCGTCCTGCAAGTGTATCGCAGACAGATGGTATGCAAGAGATCTTGGTGCCGGAATCGGAAGCAGATGAAGCGCACGCTGTCATTTGCAGACAAATGATGAAATAG
- the pyk gene encoding pyruvate kinase translates to MKKKTKIVCTLGPSSDTPEIIEALLENGMNVARFNFSHGTHEEQRGRIMKLREVAERVGSPVAYLLDTKGPEMRLGKFQDKKVLLEEGKQFIITGRDVEGTVDICSVTHKNLPHEVAPGNRILLSDGLVELLVERVEGEDIITKILNTGEVSTGKRVAVPDVAVQMPFLSEKDIADIKFGVEMDMDFIAASFVQRASDILAIRRVLEEVGGDMQIIAKIENAEGVRNIDSILRVADGVMVARGDLGVEIPTEEVPVIQKLLIQKCNQAAKPVITATQMLESMIVNPRPTRAEASDIANAIMDGTDAIMLSGETAAGKYPIEAVKMMNKIAVHTEQNLNYEKMFLTKGIATNISSTNAISHATVQVAQELHAAAILTVSASGYTPRMISKYRPNAPIICVTPYQKTRRRVQLLRGVKTILGHFCKNSDEMVGNGVDSAVEAGAVKEGDLVVITAGVPVGISGTTNMIRVQVIGDVLLRGAGIGQRAAVGNCCVASSIKDIKEKFKPGDILVTNGINEETARYAAQASAIITEEGGLTSPAAIIGVSCGIPVIVGAKEARTILHDQDRVTVDAARGAVYKGDTNAR, encoded by the coding sequence ATGAAAAAGAAAACGAAAATCGTATGTACTTTGGGCCCGAGCAGCGATACGCCCGAAATTATTGAGGCGTTGCTTGAAAACGGTATGAACGTAGCACGTTTCAACTTCTCGCATGGTACGCATGAAGAACAGCGCGGACGCATTATGAAACTGCGTGAAGTAGCGGAACGTGTAGGCAGTCCTGTTGCGTATCTTCTCGATACGAAAGGTCCTGAAATGCGTCTTGGTAAATTCCAAGATAAAAAAGTATTGCTCGAAGAAGGCAAACAGTTCATCATCACAGGTCGTGACGTAGAAGGTACGGTAGATATCTGTTCCGTTACGCATAAGAACCTTCCGCATGAAGTTGCACCGGGCAACCGTATTCTCTTGTCGGACGGATTGGTAGAGCTTCTCGTTGAACGTGTAGAAGGAGAAGATATCATCACGAAGATCCTCAACACGGGTGAAGTCAGCACGGGTAAACGTGTTGCGGTTCCCGATGTTGCGGTACAGATGCCGTTCCTTTCCGAAAAAGATATTGCTGATATCAAATTCGGTGTAGAGATGGATATGGACTTCATCGCGGCTTCGTTCGTACAACGTGCGTCCGATATATTGGCGATCCGTCGTGTGCTTGAAGAAGTCGGCGGTGATATGCAGATCATTGCGAAGATCGAAAATGCAGAAGGTGTCCGCAATATTGACTCGATCCTTCGTGTAGCTGACGGTGTCATGGTCGCGCGCGGTGACTTGGGCGTAGAGATCCCGACGGAAGAAGTACCTGTTATTCAGAAATTGCTTATTCAGAAATGTAACCAGGCGGCGAAACCTGTTATCACGGCAACGCAGATGCTTGAATCCATGATCGTCAATCCGCGTCCGACACGTGCGGAAGCAAGTGATATTGCGAATGCTATCATGGACGGTACCGATGCGATCATGCTCAGTGGTGAAACGGCTGCCGGTAAATATCCGATCGAAGCAGTAAAAATGATGAACAAGATTGCCGTTCATACGGAACAGAACCTCAACTACGAAAAAATGTTCTTGACGAAAGGCATTGCAACGAATATCAGCAGCACGAATGCGATCAGCCACGCTACGGTTCAGGTTGCACAAGAGCTTCATGCGGCAGCTATCTTGACGGTATCTGCAAGCGGTTACACACCGCGCATGATCTCCAAATATCGTCCGAACGCACCGATCATCTGCGTGACGCCGTATCAGAAAACGCGTCGTCGCGTACAGCTTCTTCGCGGCGTCAAAACGATTCTCGGCCATTTCTGCAAAAACAGTGATGAAATGGTCGGCAACGGTGTTGACAGTGCTGTAGAAGCAGGTGCGGTAAAAGAGGGCGACCTCGTCGTTATCACGGCAGGTGTACCTGTCGGTATCAGCGGTACGACGAACATGATCCGCGTACAGGTCATCGGCGACGTACTTCTTCGCGGTGCCGGTATCGGTCAGCGTGCGGCAGTAGGTAACTGCTGTGTCGCATCGAGCATCAAAGACATCAAAGAAAAATTCAAACCGGGCGATATCCTGGTAACGAACGGTATCAATGAAGAAACCGCGCGTTATGCAGCACAAGCATCGGCAATCATTACGGAAGAAGGCGGTTTGACATCGCCTGCAGCTATTATCGGTGTAAGCTGCGGTATTCCGGTCATTGTCGGAGCAAAAGAAGCAAGAACCATTTTACACGATCAAGACAGAGTAACAGTAGACGCAGCAAGAGGAGCAGTATATAAAGGAGATACGAACGCGCGCTAA
- a CDS encoding DNA polymerase III subunit alpha, with product MVPQIGNNQFVHLHVHTEYSLLDGASRIEDLVLHAKELGMPAIAITDHGSMYGVIEFYQTAIKHGIKPIIGCEVYIAPRSRFEKNTAEGGAYYHLVLLAENNEGYKNLIKLVSLGYSEGFYYKPRIDMEILREYSEGIICLSACIAGEIPCRILRGDIEGAHALTEEFISIFGTDRFYLEVQNHALEEERLVNEELYKIAEKYQLKLVATNDLHYVRRIDAECHDVLLCIQMGKTVDEPGRMKFPNDSFYLKDVEEMHALFPNRPDAIYNTLEIAERCNVTFDFGEMFLPVFELPDGFTSDADYLKHLCEGGIGWRYGQEASAEVHTRLAYELDVIDKMGFSSYFLIVWDFIKYAREHDIAVGPGRGSAAGSIVAYLLGISNIDPLKYQLLFERFLNPERVTMPDIDIDFCYMKRGEVIDYVAKRYGIDHVAQIITFGTMAAKAAIRDVGRALNMTYNEVDRIAKMVPTELGITIDKALHGNKELREVYEQEAPVKKLIDLARAVEGLPRHSGTHAAGIVIAKHQLTDYVPIQVSTDGFYTTQYDKDKVEEIGLLKMDFLGLRTLTVIGHAIELIQKSRGITIDINDIPLDDKLACDMLAHGETAGVFQMESGGMTNLVKELKPERFEDLIPLVALYRPGPLGSGMVTDFINGRHGKSEIHYLHPVLEPILKDTFGVILYQEQVMQIASAMGGFTLGQADLLRRAMGKKKHAILEAQKGNFLAGAAERGFDAKLANEIFDLMAHFADYGFNKSHSAAYALIVYQTAYLKAHYLPEFMAALLSSVMGDNEKVGSYIEHCKRMDLSVLPPDINASKAMFSVDDGKVRFGLAAIKNVGESAINTVITEREAGGPFADLTDFCSRMDMRVVNKRVLESLIKCGAFDSTGAKRSQLLAVLERCIEMASIRRRERASGQIGLFDTEEMDDVYEVALPDIDELPTEEILALEKEMTGFYITGHPLDKYRQRMENYMKISELFGEERKDNDRITVAGLIASAKRMITKRGETMCFLEVEDFSGRVEVVVFPKVMEKAASFLVPDVPVVLSGRLDKGGEATKVLAEIIRDMENTMPEVRLKITIGRDDDETFDALKVRLKDHHGTTPVYLHLPGGKRVIKTEQQYWIDPTAEALQALKQLLGDENVKYF from the coding sequence ATGGTGCCGCAGATAGGAAATAATCAATTTGTACATTTACACGTTCATACTGAATATAGCCTATTGGATGGTGCGAGCCGTATTGAAGATCTGGTGCTTCATGCCAAAGAACTGGGTATGCCTGCGATCGCGATCACCGACCATGGTTCGATGTATGGGGTCATTGAGTTTTATCAGACTGCCATCAAGCATGGTATCAAACCGATCATCGGCTGCGAAGTATATATTGCTCCGCGGTCGCGATTCGAGAAGAATACTGCTGAGGGCGGAGCGTATTACCACTTGGTTTTGTTGGCCGAAAATAACGAAGGCTATAAGAATCTCATTAAGTTGGTATCGCTCGGCTATAGTGAAGGTTTCTATTACAAACCAAGGATCGATATGGAGATATTACGGGAGTACAGCGAGGGTATCATTTGCCTCAGTGCTTGTATTGCAGGCGAGATCCCTTGTCGGATATTGCGCGGAGATATTGAAGGTGCGCATGCTCTGACAGAAGAATTCATTTCGATCTTCGGAACAGATCGGTTTTACCTCGAAGTACAGAACCATGCGCTGGAAGAAGAACGATTGGTCAATGAAGAACTGTATAAGATCGCGGAAAAATATCAGCTTAAGCTGGTAGCGACGAACGACTTGCATTATGTACGCCGTATAGATGCGGAGTGCCACGACGTTCTCTTGTGTATACAGATGGGCAAGACGGTCGATGAACCGGGCAGAATGAAGTTTCCCAACGATTCTTTTTATCTGAAGGATGTTGAGGAGATGCATGCGCTGTTCCCGAATCGACCTGATGCGATCTACAATACACTTGAGATCGCAGAGCGTTGTAATGTCACGTTCGATTTCGGCGAGATGTTTTTGCCTGTGTTCGAATTGCCTGACGGATTCACCTCTGATGCGGATTATCTGAAGCATCTTTGTGAAGGTGGTATCGGTTGGCGATACGGACAAGAGGCGTCTGCCGAAGTACACACGCGATTGGCATACGAACTGGATGTTATCGACAAGATGGGCTTTTCCAGTTACTTCTTGATCGTATGGGATTTTATCAAGTATGCCAGAGAGCATGATATCGCTGTAGGACCGGGACGTGGTTCGGCGGCGGGCAGTATCGTTGCGTACCTGTTGGGTATCAGCAATATCGATCCGCTCAAATATCAGCTTCTCTTTGAGCGATTCTTGAATCCCGAACGTGTTACGATGCCTGATATTGATATTGATTTTTGCTATATGAAACGCGGTGAAGTCATCGACTACGTTGCCAAACGATACGGCATAGATCATGTAGCACAGATCATTACCTTCGGAACGATGGCGGCCAAAGCGGCGATCCGCGATGTTGGTCGTGCGCTCAATATGACCTACAATGAAGTAGATCGTATCGCCAAGATGGTTCCGACAGAACTGGGTATCACGATCGATAAAGCATTGCATGGCAATAAGGAATTACGGGAAGTATATGAGCAAGAAGCACCTGTAAAAAAATTGATAGACTTGGCGCGGGCAGTCGAAGGGCTTCCGCGTCACTCGGGGACACATGCGGCAGGCATTGTGATCGCCAAACATCAGTTGACCGACTATGTGCCGATACAAGTCAGTACGGATGGATTCTACACAACACAGTATGACAAGGATAAGGTAGAAGAGATCGGGCTTCTCAAGATGGACTTCTTGGGACTGCGTACATTGACAGTTATCGGACATGCGATCGAACTGATCCAAAAAAGTCGCGGTATCACGATCGATATCAATGATATTCCGCTTGATGACAAACTGGCTTGTGATATGCTTGCTCATGGTGAAACAGCAGGCGTATTCCAGATGGAATCGGGCGGTATGACGAATCTTGTCAAAGAGTTGAAGCCTGAAAGGTTTGAAGACTTGATACCGCTTGTAGCATTATACCGTCCGGGTCCGCTCGGCAGCGGTATGGTTACTGACTTTATCAACGGCCGTCACGGCAAAAGCGAGATACACTACTTGCATCCTGTATTGGAGCCGATCTTAAAAGATACGTTCGGTGTCATTCTTTATCAGGAACAGGTTATGCAGATCGCATCTGCGATGGGCGGTTTTACACTTGGACAAGCAGACCTTCTGCGTCGTGCAATGGGGAAAAAGAAGCACGCCATTTTGGAAGCGCAGAAAGGGAACTTTTTGGCAGGGGCAGCAGAGCGCGGTTTCGATGCGAAACTGGCAAATGAAATATTCGATCTGATGGCACATTTCGCCGACTATGGTTTCAATAAGTCGCATAGTGCGGCTTATGCATTGATCGTATATCAGACGGCATATCTCAAAGCACACTATCTGCCCGAATTCATGGCAGCTCTCTTATCGAGTGTCATGGGTGACAATGAAAAAGTAGGCTCGTATATCGAGCATTGCAAACGCATGGATCTGTCGGTATTGCCGCCCGATATCAATGCCAGCAAAGCGATGTTCAGCGTTGACGATGGCAAAGTGCGATTCGGTCTGGCGGCTATCAAAAATGTCGGCGAAAGTGCGATCAATACCGTTATCACAGAACGTGAAGCGGGCGGACCGTTCGCTGACTTGACGGACTTCTGTTCGCGTATGGATATGCGTGTCGTCAACAAACGAGTCCTTGAAAGCCTTATTAAATGCGGAGCATTCGACTCTACCGGGGCAAAACGATCTCAGCTGTTGGCGGTATTAGAACGCTGTATCGAGATGGCATCTATTCGTCGCAGAGAACGTGCAAGCGGTCAGATCGGTCTGTTCGATACGGAAGAGATGGACGATGTCTATGAAGTGGCACTTCCCGATATAGACGAACTGCCGACAGAAGAGATATTGGCACTCGAAAAAGAGATGACGGGCTTTTATATCACAGGCCATCCGCTCGATAAATATCGTCAGCGTATGGAAAACTATATGAAGATCAGCGAGCTGTTTGGTGAGGAACGAAAAGACAATGATCGCATCACGGTCGCAGGTCTTATCGCGAGTGCCAAACGCATGATAACAAAACGCGGAGAAACGATGTGTTTCTTGGAAGTCGAAGACTTCAGCGGTCGTGTGGAAGTCGTCGTATTCCCGAAAGTAATGGAAAAAGCGGCGTCTTTCTTAGTGCCTGATGTGCCTGTCGTTTTGAGTGGTAGACTTGACAAAGGCGGTGAGGCGACGAAGGTACTGGCTGAGATCATTCGTGATATGGAAAACACGATGCCCGAAGTGCGGCTGAAGATAACAATAGGGCGTGACGATGATGAAACGTTTGATGCCTTGAAGGTAAGACTGAAAGATCATCACGGAACAACACCCGTCTATCTTCATCTGCCGGGCGGAAAACGTGTCATCAAAACAGAACAGCAGTATTGGATAGACCCGACAGCAGAAGCGCTTCAAGCGCTCAAACAGCTTTTGGGTGATGAAAATGTAAAATATTTTTAA
- a CDS encoding ABC transporter substrate-binding protein translates to MYKIGILQLTQNLDTAVHGFKQALAGEEVEYLYFNVDGTVEKLPAFAQKLVDENVDLIFACTTPAAKAAIAASDHIPVVYTPVFDPISVGLAQSMECPGNHATGVSGMVSATDKVAFIEELLPEAKTLGMPFDPNDENAKIEVANFKKAAEGHFTLIELPIASETDISELSELLTDEMDAIFMPIGKLLEDNFASIVYYTDDLDLPIIASHAPNIVGGAVGGLAANHEALGYECGQKAIDILGGKDAGTIPVGSVKTPDVLLNQYAADNLDIELPSSLVERAKEIYN, encoded by the coding sequence TTGTATAAAATCGGAATCTTGCAGCTCACACAAAATTTAGATACCGCCGTACATGGTTTCAAACAAGCCCTTGCCGGCGAAGAGGTCGAATACCTCTATTTCAACGTTGACGGTACGGTAGAAAAACTGCCTGCTTTCGCACAAAAATTGGTCGATGAAAACGTAGACCTGATCTTCGCTTGCACAACACCTGCAGCCAAAGCAGCCATCGCGGCAAGTGACCATATCCCTGTCGTCTACACGCCTGTATTCGACCCCATCAGCGTCGGTCTTGCACAGTCGATGGAATGTCCGGGCAACCACGCAACGGGCGTATCGGGCATGGTATCGGCAACGGATAAAGTCGCTTTTATCGAAGAACTTCTTCCCGAAGCAAAAACGCTCGGTATGCCGTTCGACCCGAACGACGAAAATGCAAAGATCGAAGTAGCTAACTTCAAAAAAGCGGCAGAAGGCCACTTCACGCTCATCGAGCTTCCGATCGCATCGGAGACCGATATTTCCGAATTGTCCGAGCTTCTCACCGATGAGATGGACGCTATCTTTATGCCGATCGGCAAACTGCTCGAAGACAACTTCGCAAGTATCGTCTACTACACAGACGACCTCGACCTTCCGATCATCGCATCGCACGCACCGAACATCGTCGGCGGTGCTGTCGGCGGTCTTGCGGCCAATCATGAAGCGCTCGGCTATGAATGCGGCCAAAAAGCCATCGATATCCTCGGCGGCAAAGACGCAGGTACGATTCCCGTCGGCTCTGTCAAAACGCCCGACGTTCTTCTCAACCAGTATGCGGCAGACAACCTCGATATCGAACTTCCGTCCTCTCTCGTAGAGCGCGCGAAAGAAATTTATAACTAA